One genomic window of Canis aureus isolate CA01 chromosome 15, VMU_Caureus_v.1.0, whole genome shotgun sequence includes the following:
- the AGAP3 gene encoding arf-GAP with GTPase, ANK repeat and PH domain-containing protein 3 isoform X4 produces the protein MERAWPPGDSCSRERPAACRRALSVCDSLDLRGAPAARAAAALQAALSAAREQPARPRSVCAGGPGPPPSGARSLLLGLLRPRLGRRGLADGPPPAAGPAPPGLPGSAAPSPAPSPAPSPAPARRSRSRTRGAQEPRPRPTSMTFLEVNRLELAAAEGAGLGRAGSAGFLRGASLWSSQRWQVLRGGGGGGGGGGGGGTPGPRRGLSALRKSFSFRLRRGQEIRRAESGLLPRARTRSDGDASSLGAFPSRRDLLLGAEAPRAAPAPAPGRPRTAAGLWRLLTSRFRRREPAPAPAPAQPLWSRRAAAAPGLLGAPGDSFVNSQEWTLSRSVPELKVGIVGNLSSGKSALVHRYLTGTYVQEESPEGGRFKKEIVVDGQSYLLLIRDEGGPPELQFAAWVDAVVFVFSLEDEISFQTVYNYFLRLCSFRNASEVPMVLVGTQDAISAANPRVIDDSRARKLSTDLKRCTYYETCATYGLNVERVFQDVAQKVVALRKKQQLAIGPCKSLPNSPSHSAVSAASIPAVHINQATNGGSSAFSDYSSSVPSTPSVSQRELRIETVAASSTPTPVRKQSKRRSNIFTICATVSNFSSTKRPFQLLPN, from the exons ATGGAGCGGGCCTGGCCGCCGGGGGACAGCTGCAGCCGGGAGCGGCCCGCCGCCTGCCGCCGCGCCCTCAGCGTCTGCGACTCGCTGGACCTGCGCGgcgccccggccgcccgcgccgccgccgccctgcaGGCCGCCCTGAGCGCAGCGCGCGAACAGCCGGCGCGGCCCCGGAGCGTCTGCGCGGGCGGCCCGGGGCCCCCGCCCTCCGGCGCCCGCAGCCTGCTGCTCGGCCTCCTGCGCCCGCGCCTCGGCCGCCGCGGCCTCGCCGACGGCCCCCCGCCGGCCGCCGGGCCCGCGCCCCCGGGGCTCCCCGGCTCGGCcgcgcccagccccgcgcccagccccgcgcccAGCCCCGCGCCGGCCCGGCGCAGCCGCAGCCGCACCCGGGGGGCCCAGGAGCCGCGCCCGCGGCCCACCAGCATGACGTTCCTGGAGGTGAACCGCCTGGAGCTGGCGGCGGCCGAGGGCGCGGGGCTGGGCCGCGCGGGGAGCGCGGGCTTCCTGCGGGGCGCCTCGCTGTGGAGCAGCCAGCGCTGGCAGGTGCTGCGCGGCggcgggggaggcggcgggggagggggaggcggcggCACCCCCGGCCCCCGGCGCGGCCTGTCCGCGCTGAGGAAGAGCTTCAGCTTCCGCCTGCGCCGCGGCCAGGAGATCCGGCGCGCCGAGTCCGGGCTGCTGCCCCGGGCGCGCACCCGCAGCGACGGCGACGCCAGCTCCCTGGGCGCCTTCCCCAGCCGCCGCGACCTGCTGCTGGGCGCCGAGGCCCCGcgcgccgcgcccgcgcccgcgcccggccGGCCCCGCACCGCCGCCGGCCTCTGGAGACTGCTCACCAGCCGCTTCCGCCGGAGGgagcccgcgcccgcgcccgcgcccgctcaGCCGCTGTGGAGCCGCCGGGCGGCCGCGGCCCCCGGGCTCCTGGGCGCGCCGGGCG ACTCCTTTGTGAACAGCCAGGAGTGGACGCTGAGCCGCTCGGTTCCGGAGCTTAAAGTG GGCATTGTGGGCAACCTGTCTAGCGGGAAGTCGGCTCTGGTGCACCGCTATCTGACAGGGACCTATGTCCAGGAGGAGTCCCCCGAAG GGGGTCGGTTTAAGAAGGAGATTGTGGTGGATGGCCAGAGTTACCTGCTGCTGATCCGAGATGAAGGAGGCCCCCCTGAGCTCCAG TTTGCCGCCTGGGTGGACGCGGTGGTGTTCGTGTTCAGCCTGGAGGATGAAATCAGCTTCCAGACGGTGTACAACTACTTCCTGCGGCTCTGCAGCTTCCGGAACGCCAGCGAGGTGCCCATGGTGTTGGTGGGCACGCAGG ACGCCATCAGTGCCGCGAACCCCCGAGTGATCGATGACAGCAGAGCCCGCAAGCTCTCCACGGACTTGAAGCGCTGCACCTACTACGAGACATGCGCGACCTACGGGCTCAACGTGGAGCGTGTCTTCCAGGACG TGGCCCAGAAGGTAGTGGCTCTGCGGAAGAAGCAGCAGCTGGCCATCGGGCCCTGCAAGTCACTGCCCAACTCCCCCAGCCACTCGGCCGTGTCCGCCGCCTCCATCCCGGCTGTGCACATCAACCAG GCCACGAATGGCGGCAGCAGCGCCTTCAGCGACTACTCCTCCTcagtcccctccacccccagcgtCAGCCAGCGGGAGCTGCGCATCGAGACCGTGGcggcctcctccacccccacacctGTCCGCAAGCAGTCCAAGCGGCGCTCCAACATCTTCACG ATATGTGCCACTGTTTCCAACTTTTCATCAACAAAAAGGCCTTTCCAACTCCTTCCAAATTAG